AGACTCGATGATGCCCGCGCCCAGTCCGCATACCAGGTAGAAGACGGCAAACCCCAGATGTCCCATCTCGTCTTCCACGTTTGCGCCAAAGACCCAGAGAAACAGCATGTTGCCGGCTATGTGGAGCAAACCGAAATGGAGAAAGGCGGCGAGCAAGAGGTTGCGGAGTTGGTCTAATTCACCTGCCCACAGTCCGGCGGGTTGCAGGCCGTATTCGCGAGCGCTCCAGCCAAAGCTATGCGCGGCGACGAAGACTGCGATATTGATCGCCACCAGCGTGACGGTGACGATGGGCTGCCGTTGCCGCTCGTCTTCGGGTGCGGCGTCAATGGGTATGAGGAGCACGTGTGGCCTTTCCAGGCGCCGTGAGCGGCCGCAGTTTCCGGGCGGGCGCTTGCATCGCGCCAGCTAGTGCCAGAGTCTCTTCGGCATGACATGCCAAGGCGATCCCATAGGCCCAAAGCGCACGCTAGGCTGCCCGTACTTTGCCCTTGCCCTCGCACTTGGGACAGGGACCCTTGAGTTCGTGCCAACCGCTCGGTTCGTCGGGGTTAGGCCACTTCTCGTCTACCGCGCCGCTGCCTTCACACCGGGTGCAGTTCATCTGCGGATGAGGAAAGATGCGGGGAATAATGAGCCAGGCGCTGATGATAAGGACACCAACAAGAAGGACGATCCCTAATTGATCCATAGCCAGTACCTCTCTCTGCGTTCCACACTATCCTCTTAATGACAGTGTAAGCCAAAAGGCCGGAAAGCCAAAAGAGTGCTTGGTGTGAAAAACCGCTGGTATGCAGGCATGTTTGTTGATGCGATACCGGTATTGGGGCGGTTGCTCGCGCATGGTGCGACCGGGCTGTCGCAGGAGACTACGTGAATCTAGAGGCAAACTGCACCGTTCCCGGGAGGAGTTGTGCAATTGGGAGGAGAAGGGACGAGCCCCGATGTTGTCGCATTGACTCTCGTTGCAAAGAACATGGCACGCCCAGTGTCTCCAAACTCCGGTAGCGCAGGTTTGCAACCTGCGTCTCTTGTAGGATCAGTCCGTTGCACACCTGCTACAAATTGCGTGAAACCCTCGAACACTCCACGAACTGCTGACGTGGTGGGGGTCCTGAGTGATCCGGCGGGGGACGAGCCCCCGCGCTACGTACCTTGCGCTCCGAAATGGCGTGGCTGAGGCAAACAGAGTGGAGAGGCGCGAAACGGGTGAGCGAAAGGTTTGTTCATGCCGGGTGCCAAGCGGCGCAGGTTTGAAATCTGCGCTACCGGTATTTCGCGGAGTTGCGTTGGGACATTGAGCAGATACGCGTCCATTGAGCGGCAAAACCAAGCATTGACGCAAGGTCTCATGCCGGATCGAATTTGGTGAATGACGGCAGGTATGGCAGAAAGAGGATACACCTGTCGTACTTCTGTACGACAGGTGCATCGTGCTCATTCATATGCGCAACCAGGGATTTCACAACGAGCGTGCAAACCATCTATGGGTCACAGCTGAAATCATAAGCTGAGATTGCTATAGACTGCCACGCGATTCTCACTGTGGTGCGACTCTTACGACGGTGTGAAAAACCGCCACGTGCCGATGTCTTCCCCGCCGCCTTCATCGTCTTCCAGCAACTCTTCGTAGTTCTCGGCGGCTTTGCGGTAGGCGCTAGCATATTCTTCTATGATCTGCGGTCGGAACTTCTTGAACCACGGGATGCTGTAGGTTCGCGCGCTAATTCCTTCGCTGACCGGCAGACTGCCCAGCGGTTGGCGCACGTCACGGCTCGCATTGGCAATGGCGGTGGGCTTGCCATGGCCGTAGACGTCCGCCTCGTGGAAGAGCGGATGCGGATGCAGGGGCTTGTTGGTGCCAGGACCGCAGCGCGCGCCTTCGGCTGAGACGGCCTGCGCGAAGCGCGAAATCGAAAGACCGCCAACCTCTTCGGGACGATAGAGGCCGCGGGCCGCGTACCAGCCGCCCATGGTGCTGTTGGAATCTGTGGCGGGACGGTGCGGCGCAAGGCCGGGCACGCCTTCCAAGAGGTCCCAGAAGTAATTCATGGCTTGCTGGATTTCCGCGATGTAGCCGTCGTAATACTTCAGCGTCACCCTGCCCATGGCCGAACTCAACTGGTTGACGCGGTACTTATACCCGCCGAGGGGCAGACCGGCATAGGGCTTCAGGTACTCGGTCTCAATGTTCTCTTCGGAGTACAGGTCGTAATGCCCGAAGGCCACGGCGCGGTCATAGATTTCGCGGTTGTTGGTAGTCATGATGCCCGCTTCGCCGGTGGCAAATGACTTACCGCTCATGAGCGACATGCCGGCAGCGTCGCCGATCGTGCCCAACGTGCGGCCCTTATAGAGCCCGCCGTGGGCGTGGGAAACGTCCTCGATGACCTTGAGGTTGTGCTTGCGCGCAATCTCCATGATGGGGTCCATGTCGGCGGGATGCCCGCAGTAATGAACCGCCACGATGGCCTTGGTGCGATCGGAGATGCGGTGCTCGATGTCGTTGGGGTCAATGCAGAGTGTATCCGGGTCGATGTCGGCAAAGACGACGCTTGCGCCCAGCGAGAGCGCCTGCAGACACGACGCCCAATACGTCACGCTGGGCGAGATCATCTCGTCGCCCACGCCCACGCCGCAACCGTACATTGCCGCGCGCAGCGCCTCAGTGCCCGTGTTCGCGCCGAGCGCATACGTTGTGCCAATCCATTCGGCGTATTCGCTCTCAAATTGCCGGGTAACGTCCGTGCCGGACATGCCGCCCCGCCGCAGCACTTCCAAGACGGCTTCTTCGTGCTCCGGGGTCACGATGGGCCAATTGAAAATGTCTCCGGGATCGCTTTGCACTGACTTAGGGCCACCAAGTAACGCCAGCTTCGACTTGACTTGCATACCGCAGTTTCCTTTCGCGTATTCTTGGAAATTGACGTGGAATTGGAGTAATCTTACACGATAGGATAGCACGAACCTGGGACAGTTAGCACTCTGTGCCTTGACTGGTCCAGCGTCGACTGCATGAGAACACGTGTGGTCCTGCGAAGGGCACGTGAAGGGCGCGGCCTTCTTCCGTCTGCACTATACTGACCAGTGGGACGTAGACAATTCGCGGCGAGAATGGCGCGTGGCAACTCATGTCTGTTCTTAGCGACCGAACAATTTCAGAACTTATAGCTCAGGGACGGTTGTGCATCGAGCCGTTCGCGGCGGAGCACGTGCAGCCTTCCAGCGTGGACGTGCGGCTGGGAAGGCACTTTCGCGTCTTCGAGCACAGCCGCTATACGCACATTGACGTGAGCGCACCGCAGCCTGATCTCACGCAGAGTGTCGAGGTAGAGGAAGACGAGCCGTTCGTGCTGCATCCAGGAGAATTTGCCCTCGGCACTACCCTTGAACGCGTGGGGCTGCCCGAAGACTTGGTGGGCCGCCTGGAAGGTAAGAGTTCGCTGGGGCGCCTCGGTCTCATCATCCACTCGACGGCGGGATACATCGACCCGGGTTTCTCCGGCACGATAACCCTGGAACTCTCGAATGTGGCAAAACTCCCGATCCCGCTCTATCCGGGCATGTTCATTGGGCAGATTTCGTTTCTTACGATGACTACTCCCGTAGACCGGCCCTACGGTTCACCCGGGCTCGGCAGCAAGTACCAGGACCAAGACAAACCCACTGAGAGCAAGGTGCATCTGAACTTTCGACCGGAGGAAGGCGGCTAACGCCCTGGGGCATTGTGGAGCGACAGGACTAATGCAGCAGACGCTGATGCGCTGCGCGACGGGCGCAAAGTCTGAGGCACGTAAAGAGCGGGATGAGAATCTCGTGCATCGAGCGCGGCATGAATCGACACGGAGATTGGACGGAGGACGAGCGTGAGACTCTACATCATCCGCCACGCCGACGTGACCTACCGTCGGGGCGTACCGCTTGCGAGTGTGCCTCCGGCAGAAAGGAATTACCTGACTGACCCAGCCCTCTCGGACGTGGGCCGGAGACAGGCTGCGCTGCTTGGCGAGCACTTGCAGAGTAGGCTGATACCGGGCCGGCAGCCACAGCACGGCGATCGTTCGGGCTATGCCATCGCGCGCCTATTGTGTAGTCCCATGCGGCGGGCGCTGCAAACGACGCAACCGGTGGCGGCCGCTCTCGGCCTTCACCCGGAGATTTGGCTGGATCTGCACGAGTCGGGCGGCATACGATATGACGAAAGCGATGGGCGTGGCCCGCGCGGACATGCGGGGCTTACCCGTGCAGAGGTGGATGAGCAGTTTCCCGGCTATGTCATCCCGCCGGACTTTGCCGCTGACGGTTGGTGGAACCGTCCGCCGGAACGAGAGGCAGAGTATCTATCACGCCTGGCACGTGTGGCGGCGGAGCTACGCTCGATGGCAAAGAATACGGATGAGCACATTGCCATCATCACCCACGGCACGGCGGCCAATGGCTTATTGCATGCTCTCATGGGCGGCCAGCAACAGGGGGAATGCTACTTCAACCACTACAATACAGGCATGACGAGTCTGGAATTCACAGAGAACGAGACGGTGATTCGCTACCAAAACCGTGTAGAGCACCTGCCGGGCGATTTGCTGACAGGGTGAGACACCGTTCAGGGGTGGGAATGGCTCAATGACTTTAGCTCGACCCAATCTCGATGACCGCCCACGACGCACGCGACGATCTGTGCAGCTCCTCGAGAAACTTGTCAGGAGCTTTATGTGTGTACTACATTAACGTTGCACGCCGAGGAGTTGGCAATTCCGTTGGATAGTTCGATTCGCACTCGTAGTGAGCGGCCCAGCCGATGTAGCAGTGACTCTGGAGCGTTCCTGATAGAGCCCCTCGTATCTCCTAATTGCCTCCGTCCCCTATGTTTCCATGGGTTTCACGTAGTTCAGTGCAGCGTTATCCCTTGTCGTTTCCTGGGATAGCTCTTGAGTACGTCGGGGTTCCTCAATGAATTCTAGCGAAGGCTGAAGGCGAGCGGCATTGCGAACTGTAACGAAGCAGAGAGGGTCAGCATGAAGCAGGATAGTCGTTCGATTGCGCAATCTATGGTGCTGGGCGTCGCCCTGGTCGTGCTGGCAGCCGGCTGCATTCCATTCATGGGAGATGAAGACGGCGAGGATGTACCCCCCACGCCGACTCCGACAATTACTATTATTCGTCCGAGCCCGACACCTGTGGCGGGAGCGACGGCACAACCGTCTGAAGACTCTGTCTATACGGTCGTGTCCGGGGACACTTTGAGCACAATTGCCGACAAGTTTCCGGGCGTTACGTGGCAACAGATCGCCGCAGCGAACAACCTACAAGACCCCTATCCTCTCTCCATCGGCCAGGAGCTGAAGATTCCGGCACCACCAAGCCAGGAGCCTACACCTACTCCGG
Above is a genomic segment from Chloroflexota bacterium containing:
- a CDS encoding DegT/DnrJ/EryC1/StrS family aminotransferase, coding for MQVKSKLALLGGPKSVQSDPGDIFNWPIVTPEHEEAVLEVLRRGGMSGTDVTRQFESEYAEWIGTTYALGANTGTEALRAAMYGCGVGVGDEMISPSVTYWASCLQALSLGASVVFADIDPDTLCIDPNDIEHRISDRTKAIVAVHYCGHPADMDPIMEIARKHNLKVIEDVSHAHGGLYKGRTLGTIGDAAGMSLMSGKSFATGEAGIMTTNNREIYDRAVAFGHYDLYSEENIETEYLKPYAGLPLGGYKYRVNQLSSAMGRVTLKYYDGYIAEIQQAMNYFWDLLEGVPGLAPHRPATDSNSTMGGWYAARGLYRPEEVGGLSISRFAQAVSAEGARCGPGTNKPLHPHPLFHEADVYGHGKPTAIANASRDVRQPLGSLPVSEGISARTYSIPWFKKFRPQIIEEYASAYRKAAENYEELLEDDEGGGEDIGTWRFFTPS
- the dcd gene encoding dCTP deaminase, translating into MSVLSDRTISELIAQGRLCIEPFAAEHVQPSSVDVRLGRHFRVFEHSRYTHIDVSAPQPDLTQSVEVEEDEPFVLHPGEFALGTTLERVGLPEDLVGRLEGKSSLGRLGLIIHSTAGYIDPGFSGTITLELSNVAKLPIPLYPGMFIGQISFLTMTTPVDRPYGSPGLGSKYQDQDKPTESKVHLNFRPEEGG
- a CDS encoding histidine phosphatase family protein; amino-acid sequence: MRLYIIRHADVTYRRGVPLASVPPAERNYLTDPALSDVGRRQAALLGEHLQSRLIPGRQPQHGDRSGYAIARLLCSPMRRALQTTQPVAAALGLHPEIWLDLHESGGIRYDESDGRGPRGHAGLTRAEVDEQFPGYVIPPDFAADGWWNRPPEREAEYLSRLARVAAELRSMAKNTDEHIAIITHGTAANGLLHALMGGQQQGECYFNHYNTGMTSLEFTENETVIRYQNRVEHLPGDLLTG
- a CDS encoding LysM domain-containing protein, yielding MKQDSRSIAQSMVLGVALVVLAAGCIPFMGDEDGEDVPPTPTPTITIIRPSPTPVAGATAQPSEDSVYTVVSGDTLSTIADKFPGVTWQQIAAANNLQDPYPLSIGQELKIPAPPSQEPTPTPAGPTVVKTPEPSN